The proteins below are encoded in one region of Mya arenaria isolate MELC-2E11 chromosome 15, ASM2691426v1:
- the LOC128219412 gene encoding uncharacterized protein LOC128219412, with translation MIDERNMSGSSETISVNDTPTDTNTIQMTLNGNAKRDWNSKSVICTQQTDLFTDNVSDRKIINCKYPPSTLFMENPRPPLELQEVYFLTFRCNISDFNDNCSLNWNWDKSEQDSRTEQTNGLSTFVLNATKEDNEHTLICSVHCSSFQVNLSDSYTIRVPFLVNQRKESITEPVSCSPLPWVAAAVVFFILIALIVMNVAVLRKKKSTSPSIERITEKTPEIQPISVQTEVAAEYRNTTPEIQTYEEIEMEIHTYEAYKSSGETEHPYGH, from the exons ATGATTGACGAAAGGAATATGTCTGGATCCTCAGAGACTATATCAGTTAATGACACACCAACTGACACAAATACTATTCAGATGACTCTGAACGGAAATGCGAAGAGAGACTGGAATTCAAAATCTGTTATTTGCACACAACAGACGGACCTTTTCACCGACAATGTTTCAgacagaaaaataattaattgtaaat ATCCTCCGTCAACACTGTTTATGGAAAACCCACGTCCACCACTAGAACTTCAAGAAGTCTACTTTCTAACATTCAGATGCAATATTTCGGACTTTAATGATAACTGCAGCTTAAATTGGAACTGGGACAAGTCGGAGCAAGACAGTAGGACAGAACAAACAAACGGGCTCTCCACGTTTGTTCTGAATGCAACGAAGGAAGACAACGAACACACTTTGATATGCAGTGTACATTGTTCCAGCTTTCAAGTGAATCTCTCGGATTCTTATACAATACGCGTGCCAT TTTTAGTAAATCAAAGGAAGGAATCCATTACTGAACCAGTTTCTTGTTCACCGTTGCCATGGGTTGCCGCCGCTGTTGTGTTCTTTATACTTATTGCATTAATCGTGATGAATGTAGCTGTTCTCAGAAAAA aaaagtcAACATCACCCAGTATTGAAAgaattacagaaaaaacaccTGAAATCCAACCAATAAGTGTTCAAACAGAAGTTGCAGCGGAATATAGG AACACCACGCCTGAAATCCAAACTTACGAGGAAATTGAGATGGAGATACACACATACGAAGCATATAAGAGTTCGGGAGAAACCGAGCACCCTTATGGACATTAA